ATGAAGAGCATAAGTTTGGAGTAAAACAAAAAGAAAAATTAAAAGCATTAAGAGAAGATGTTCATATTTTCTCTATGAGTGCAACACCAATTCCAAGAACATTAAATTTAGCACTTAGTAAATTAAAAGGTATGAGTAGTTTATTGACTCCTCCAAATGAAAGACTAGGAGTTAGAACCTATGTTAAAGAGTATAGTGATAAATTAATAAAAGAGATAATTTTAAGGGAAAAAAGACGAGGTGGTCAACTTTTCTATGTTCATAATAACATCGCTTCAATTGAGGCTAAAAAAGCAGATATTGAAGAAATAGTTCCAAATATCAAAGTTGAGATTATTCACTCTAAAATTAAACCTTTAGATGCAGAAAAAATTATTGATGCTTTTGAGAATAAAGAGTTTGATGTATTATTAGCTACTTCAATTGTAGAATCAGGACTTCATTTGCCAAATGCAAACTCAATAATTATAGATGGTGCTGATAGGTTTGGTATTGCTGATTTACACCAACTAAGAGGAAGAGTTGGACGAAGTGACAAAGAAGGTTTTTGTTATTATGTAGTTGAAGATAAAAAGCAAATTACGCAAGATGCTGTAAAAAGACTTGTAGCTTTAGAGTCAAATTCATACCTTGGAAGTGGAACTGCACTTGCCCATCAAGATTTAGAAATTAGAGGTGGTGGAAATATTGTTGGTGAAGCACAAAGTGGACATATTAAACAAATAGGGTATGGACTATATTTAAAAATGCTTGAAGATGCATTAGCAGCTTTAAGTGGAGAAACAAAAGAAGAGAACAAAAATGTTGATATCAAACTTGCAATTAGTGCTTATATCTCAAATGATTATATTAGTGAAGATAGAGTAAGACTGGAATTATACAGAAGATTAAGTAAAGCAAGTAGCAAAGAAGAAGTATATTCTATTGAAGAAGAGATGGAAGATAGATTTGGTAAGCCTGATATTGTTACAAAGCAGTTTCTAGAACTTATTTTAATTAAGATTTATGCAATAAGTAAAGGTATAAAACAAATAAGTTCATATGAAATGAATATTACATTTGTAAAAAGTGATGATACAAAACAAAGTATAAAATCATCTTCAAAAGATGATGATGACATTATATCTGCAACACTTCAATATTTGAGAAAATAAAAAAGGTTCTTTACATTTGTAAAGAACCTTCTTAAATCAAGGAGTGTAACTTTGAAAAATTTCTTGTCATAGTTAGGATTCTATGATGAAAAAACTTGCATTTTAATTTATTTGTACTCTTTTAAGAATTTAGCTGCATTTCTAAAGTCATCAGTTAAAGGTCTGTCATACTCTAAGAAATCTACAACTTTTCTAAACTCTTTATACATTTTTTCTGTCTCTGCTGATAGTTTTAAGTTAGGATTTTTTTGTAATCTTAAATCAATCGCTTGAGATGCAATTAATAACTCCATACCATAGATATGATATAAGTTGTCAATTTGTTTTCTAACTCTTTTTAATACTTCAGGAGCATTAGTTGCAATATCTTCAATATCACCTGCAACTGGTAAGTAGTTTAAAGAAATAGGGTTAGCTAAAGCTTGGTTTTTAGCTGCTAAAGATACAAATGGTTTTTGCATTGCACCAAATGCATGTACAGTATTTTTTGTACCTAAAAATCTTGATAATTTTGTAAATTGAGGTTTTAATAGTTTATTTGATCTTTGTGCTGATGCTAAAGAGTTATGTGCTAATACAATAGCATTTGCTTCAAATTCAACTACCCATGGCATAGGCTCAAAGTTTGCAGTTGGAACAACAGCACCTTTAAAGTCTTTTCCATTTACATATACTTTTTTCTCTTGATATCTATCTGATTTTGATACAGCACCTATTGCAACACCTGGATTGTCATCAGATGTATTCCATTGAATTTTCATTAAATTATCTAATTTATTAATTGAAGTATCTAATGTTCCTAGAATATATGCTCCATCTCTATAACTTAATGGATCTTGTAAAGCTCTAGTTGTATCTTTTTCCCAAAGGTAACTACCCTCTAAAATTTTATTAATTTTTTTAGCAGCTCCTACATATCCAGGAAATGGTCTTAATTTTTGAGTTTCAGTATGCATTGGAGCAATATTTCCATTTAATGCTTCTAAACTTAAAGCATAAACATATTTAGAAATATTAGCTAATTGTTTCATTTCATCAAGTGCTAGTCCTGCTAAAGCACCTGAATATGCGTTTGAACTAATAATTGATAATGCATCTTTACCAAATAAAGAGATTTTTTTAACACCAGCTTTTTCAAATGCCTCTTTAGTAGGCATTTTTTTACCTTTATAATAAACATGACCCTCACCAATCATAGCAAGACCAATGTGTCCTAAAATTGTAATATCAGCTTCACCCATAGAGCCTTGTGATGGCATAGTTGGAATAATATTTTTGTTTAAAAATGTTTTATACATATTTACAACTTTTGTTTGTACCCCAGTTCCACCAAATAGCATATTGTTTAATCTTGTAACTAAAATAGCTCTTGCTTCTTTTACTGGAATGTCTTCTCCAACACCTCCACAATGAGCATGAATCAATCCTTTGTTAAATTTGCTTGAAGCATCAATAAGTGCTTGGCTTAATTTACCATTAGCATTTACCATTTTTTTATCTTTATTTAGTCCAACTCCAACAGTTAGACCATAAATTTTATGGCCACTTTCTGCTGCTTCAATTAAAACATTATGTGAAGTTTGTACTCTTTTCATGGCTTCACTAGTGATTTTGATACTTTCACCTTTAGCTACTTGTGAAATTTTGTCACTTGACATGTGTTTTCCATCAAGAACTACTGGTGCTGCAAATGCATTAATCATCCCAAAGGCGATTAAACTTGTTTTTATTAACATTGATTTAGACATTATATATCCTTTTTTTTGTTTAGACTTTTACATCTATAATTATAGTCTATTTTATATCATCTTCCCATTCACCAACTGGCTCATGAGTTCTATCATATAAAATTTTACTTAGCTTTTTATGTCCCACATTTTTGTGGCAACTAGCACATTTTAAAGGGTCTTTGTCCGCATCTTTATATTTAGTATATAAAGTGTGCATTCTAGATGCTGCTTGACTTTGACTCTGTGTTTTTTCAATATTACTATGGCAACTTAGACAACCACTGTCAAAAACATATGATTCTCTTTTTTCTCTATGAGCTTGCCAATCCATCTCTTTTGGATCGTTTATTATTACTGATGTTACTTCTACTATCCCATTTACTCCTTTTTTAAATAGATAATTTGCCAAACTATCATGTGGTAGATGGCAAGATACACATTTAGTTTTTATTCCATGAGGATTGTTCCCACCATGTGTATCATGAGAGTATGATTCACCCATTGGATCCATCCAGCTATGACAAGATACACAGAACTTATCATCACTTGTTGCTTTAATAGCAGCATGGCCACCAAATGTAAATATTAAGCCAAGTACAATACTGGCACCTGCTACTGTTAATAAAACTTTTTTACTTTTTAGAAAATCAAAATTCATTTCACACTCCTTATGGCACTAATAATTTTTTCATAGAATTTTGAGAGTGACACATTACACAATAATTTTGTGATTCTTTATGTGATGAGTGGCATAAGTTACAATCCATTTTTGGATAGTGTGGTGATGCATGAATATTATCATCATATCCTAAATACTCAGTTCTCTCTGCTAATGTCTTATAATCTTTATGACATTCTAAACAATCTTTTGTTGTTAATTCTGTATAAGATTCTTTTGCTCCATCACCATGGCAATCTGCACACTCAAATCTTAATTTTCCATGATGAACTTTTATTGGATAATTCTTTTTAGAATACTCACCATTATCTATTTTTGTTTTTACTGCAATATTAGAATCAGTGCTGTTTGCAGAAACAATAACTCCCAAAAAAGCAAATACTGCAATTGTTGCTATAATAATAATCTTTTTCATAATTGTCTCCTATACTCTTTGCTTTAATAACTTAACAGCACTTTTTGCAGCAATTCGTCCAAATACTAAACAGTCTGGAACTGCACAACTTCCTAATCTACTTGCACCATGTGGTCCACCAACAGCTTCACCTGCTGCAAATAATCCTTCAATTACTTTGTCATCTTTTCCATATACTCTAGCTTCTGTATCAATTACAACTCCACCCATTGTATGGTGAACTTTTGGAATTGCTCTAAATGCATAGTATGGAGGTTTAGAAATATCTGGAGTTTTCCCTCTTAGTTTAAAGAAAGGTTTATCCATCTCTTCATCTTTTCCATTTTTTACATATTTATTATAATCATCAACAGTTTTCTTTAATCCCTCATATGGAATTTTATAAAAGTTTGCTAACTCTTTTAATGTATCAAATTTTCTAATAACTTTTTTATGAATACCTCTGTAAACATTCTCTTTTCTTGTTCCTGTTGCTCCAACGCTATCACAAAATACAATTGGATGAGTTAATGAACCATCTGGATTTTCATGGATATTTAAAATAGCATCAGCTCTTACTTTTCTATCTGCTAATTCATTTACAAATCTTTTACCAGTTCGTGCATCAACCATAACTCCATAAGCAAACGCAGGGATAGCAAACACAGGAGAAATACCAAATCCTTTTTCATCAGGTGACCCCCAAGGTCCAAGTTGTACCCAACCTAAATCTCTAGTTTTAACATTGTTTCTCATCATCATTCTAAGGGCATAACCAGTTGCACCATAATGATTTGTACAGTCTAAATCAGGAGTAAGTTTAGGATCAAGTTTTTGTCTAAAGTTTACATCATATGCAAACCCACCAGTTGCCATAACAATACCACCATTGATTTTATAATATTTTGTTATACCTGATTTGTTATCTTCTTCATTAGACATAGGATCAAAACTAAATTTATAGTTTTCTCTTACTTTAATACCAATAACTTTTTTACCACTTTTATCAAAGATTAAGTCATCTAAAATAACTCTTGTTCTAATAGTTGCACCATTCTTTTTCCCATAAGCTTGTAAAGGTAATGTAATTTTACCACCTGAGTTTATTGCTGGCCAAATAGTTCTTGGAACTGAGTGTCCACCAAAGTGTCCTAGATTATCTCTATAAAACACTCCTCTTTTTGTAGTAAATTTATATGCTTCATAACCATTTTTAGCAATAACTTCAACTAATTCTCTTTGGTTTAATCCAAGTCCTGCTTTAAAGATGTCTTTTACATATAATTCATGTGAATCTTTAATTCCTCTTTTTTCTTGTTGAGGTGATCCTACAATTGAAAAAGCTCCACCATTAATTGCTGAGTTTCCTCCAAGTACTGGCATTTTATCAATCATTAATGTTTTTGCACCTAAATCTATTGCTTGGCATAAAGCAGCTGATCCAGCAAAACCAGAACCGGCAACAATAACGTCCCATTCTTCATCCCACTGAATATCTTCTTCATTAGCGAATAAATTTGTTTTCATTCCCATCATAGCAATACCACTTAAAATAGTACTGTTTTTGACAAAATTTCTTCTACTAATTTTCAAAATAAACTCCTTTGTAAGTTTTGTCAAGTGCAATTATAAACAAACTACTAGGTCTAAAAAATAACTAAAATTTTCAGTTTAATATAAAAACAAAAGGTATATAATTTTTATAAATAAATAATTAAAGAATAAAAATGAAAAAACCTTTTTTTAAAAATATAAAATTAATTTTGATATTTAGTTTTATTTTTTTAGGGCTAATTTCAAGTAACTATATGGTCAATTTGCAAATTCTTCAAGGAATGATAAAAGATCAACAAACAAATACTATAAAAAGTGCCTCAAAAAGAATAAGCAAATGGCTAGATCAAAAAATTGACAGTATGAATGTAATTAAAACATTTATTAAAAATCTAGATCATGAAACACATCCTGAATATATACAAAACTTACTATTACAAAGTAAAGAAGTTGCAAACTTTGCAAATGTTTATGTAGGATATGAAGATGATATTATATTATCTGGATTAAAATGGGATAGACCTACAAATTATGATACGATTAAAAGACCTTGGTATATTAAAACAACAAATAGAAATAGTACTACTATAACTGATCCATATTATGATGTAGGATTTAAAAAAGTTGTTGTAGCTATTTGTACGCCATTTTTAGAAAAAAACAAAAAGCAAGCAGTTGTTTGTGGGATTTTACCTTTAAATAATATAAGAAATGAGGTTTTAGATATTCCTTTACCTTATGATGGAATTGCATATTTAATGGATCGTCATGGAAAGATTTTATTGCACCCTAATAAAGAGCAAGAGTTGAAAAATTCTGTGTATGGTTTATTAGCTAAAGAAAGAACTACTACTGTAAATAATGAATTAAATGAGTATATTTTTTCCCATGATCATATAAATCAATCAAATTGGTTTATCATAGCCCAACTTAATAAAAATAGTGTTTATGAAAAAATAAATTTGCAACTTATTATAAATTTAACTATTTATGGTTTAAGTCTTTTAGGATTTATATTTTTAAATATGCTTTATACAAAAAAACAAAATATTAGTGATGAAAAACTAAAAAAGACAGAAACTTTACTTAATCATTTTATTGATTATGGGGGTAGGGGTATTTTAATAGCTGATTCTAAAAATAAAATTTTATTTTTCAACTCTTTATTTAC
The window above is part of the Malaciobacter marinus genome. Proteins encoded here:
- a CDS encoding cytochrome c3 family protein — its product is MNFDFLKSKKVLLTVAGASIVLGLIFTFGGHAAIKATSDDKFCVSCHSWMDPMGESYSHDTHGGNNPHGIKTKCVSCHLPHDSLANYLFKKGVNGIVEVTSVIINDPKEMDWQAHREKRESYVFDSGCLSCHSNIEKTQSQSQAASRMHTLYTKYKDADKDPLKCASCHKNVGHKKLSKILYDRTHEPVGEWEDDIK
- a CDS encoding cytochrome c3 family protein translates to MKKIIIIATIAVFAFLGVIVSANSTDSNIAVKTKIDNGEYSKKNYPIKVHHGKLRFECADCHGDGAKESYTELTTKDCLECHKDYKTLAERTEYLGYDDNIHASPHYPKMDCNLCHSSHKESQNYCVMCHSQNSMKKLLVP
- a CDS encoding HAL/PAL/TAL family ammonia-lyase; amino-acid sequence: MSKSMLIKTSLIAFGMINAFAAPVVLDGKHMSSDKISQVAKGESIKITSEAMKRVQTSHNVLIEAAESGHKIYGLTVGVGLNKDKKMVNANGKLSQALIDASSKFNKGLIHAHCGGVGEDIPVKEARAILVTRLNNMLFGGTGVQTKVVNMYKTFLNKNIIPTMPSQGSMGEADITILGHIGLAMIGEGHVYYKGKKMPTKEAFEKAGVKKISLFGKDALSIISSNAYSGALAGLALDEMKQLANISKYVYALSLEALNGNIAPMHTETQKLRPFPGYVGAAKKINKILEGSYLWEKDTTRALQDPLSYRDGAYILGTLDTSINKLDNLMKIQWNTSDDNPGVAIGAVSKSDRYQEKKVYVNGKDFKGAVVPTANFEPMPWVVEFEANAIVLAHNSLASAQRSNKLLKPQFTKLSRFLGTKNTVHAFGAMQKPFVSLAAKNQALANPISLNYLPVAGDIEDIATNAPEVLKRVRKQIDNLYHIYGMELLIASQAIDLRLQKNPNLKLSAETEKMYKEFRKVVDFLEYDRPLTDDFRNAAKFLKEYK
- a CDS encoding flavocytochrome c, which translates into the protein MKISRRNFVKNSTILSGIAMMGMKTNLFANEEDIQWDEEWDVIVAGSGFAGSAALCQAIDLGAKTLMIDKMPVLGGNSAINGGAFSIVGSPQQEKRGIKDSHELYVKDIFKAGLGLNQRELVEVIAKNGYEAYKFTTKRGVFYRDNLGHFGGHSVPRTIWPAINSGGKITLPLQAYGKKNGATIRTRVILDDLIFDKSGKKVIGIKVRENYKFSFDPMSNEEDNKSGITKYYKINGGIVMATGGFAYDVNFRQKLDPKLTPDLDCTNHYGATGYALRMMMRNNVKTRDLGWVQLGPWGSPDEKGFGISPVFAIPAFAYGVMVDARTGKRFVNELADRKVRADAILNIHENPDGSLTHPIVFCDSVGATGTRKENVYRGIHKKVIRKFDTLKELANFYKIPYEGLKKTVDDYNKYVKNGKDEEMDKPFFKLRGKTPDISKPPYYAFRAIPKVHHTMGGVVIDTEARVYGKDDKVIEGLFAAGEAVGGPHGASRLGSCAVPDCLVFGRIAAKSAVKLLKQRV